The Salvia miltiorrhiza cultivar Shanhuang (shh) chromosome 1, IMPLAD_Smil_shh, whole genome shotgun sequence genome has a window encoding:
- the LOC131022940 gene encoding LOW QUALITY PROTEIN: probable xyloglucan glycosyltransferase 6 (The sequence of the model RefSeq protein was modified relative to this genomic sequence to represent the inferred CDS: deleted 1 base in 1 codon) — protein sequence MSRPPNYEFQEWWNKQRAKDTADDHLAPSSAAEDFRFLSVDINAPASPAAAAEKDRSRSARQLSWIYLLKLHKIAHSFAFLTGGCITLVRTANRRIATAPAANRTESKLYKIIKLFLVLSVFLLVFELVAYFKGWHFSPPSLESEIEYSVEYVYAKWLKIRAEYLAPLLQNLTNVCIVLFLIQSVDRFVLVLGCFYIKIRGLKPVAETDYSEDEGKEGVDLESYPMVLVQIPMCNEREVYQQSIGAVCVQDWPRARMLVQVLDDSDDTDVQNLIKAEVQKWQQRGVHIIYRHRLIRTGYKAGNLRSAMTCDYVKNYEFVAIFDADFQPGPDFLKKTIPHFKGKEDLALVQTRWSFVNKDENLLTRLQHINLAFHFEVEQQVNGWFINFFGFNGTAGVWRIKALEDCGGWLDRTTVEDMDIAVRAHLCGWKFIYLNDVQCLCELPESYEAYKKQQHRWHSGPMQLFRLCFLDVLHSKVSFLKKANLIFLFFLLRKLILPFYSFTLFCIILPLTMFLPEAQLPAWVVCYIPGLVSILNILPSPQSFPFIVPYLLFENTMSVTKFNAMISGLFQLGSSYEWIVTKKLGRSSEADLLSIVENEPPTSLHRSSSESGLAELNKLEMTKKNGKKKRNRLYRKELALALILLTASVRSLMSAQGIHFYFLLFQGITFLVVGLDLIGEQVS from the exons ATGTCTCGTCCACCGAACTACGAGTTCCAGGAATGGTGGAACAAGCAGCGCGCCAAGGACACCGCCGACGACCACCTGGCGCCGTCCTCCGCCGCCGAGGACTTCAGATTCCTGTCCGTCGACATCAACGCCCCCGCATCTCCCGCTGCCGCAGCCGAGAAGGACCGCTCGCGCAGCGCGCGGCAGCTCTCCTGGATTTACCTCCTCAAGCTGCACAAAATCGCGCACTCGTTCGCCTTCCTCACCGGCGGCTGCATCACGCTCGTCCGCACCGCGAATCGGCGAATAGCGACCGCGCCGGCTGCGAATCGGACGGAATCTAAGCTCTACAAGATCATCAAGCTCTTCCTGGTGCTGAGCGTCTTCCTCCTCGTGTTTGAGCTGGTTGCGTACTTCAAAGGATGGCATTTCAGTCCTCCTAGCTTGGAATCTGAAATCGAGTACTCGGTGGAGTATGTTTATGCGAAGTGGTTGAAGATTAGGGCGGAATATCTGGCGCCGCTGCTGCAGAACTTGACGAATGTGTGCATCGTGCTGTTTTTGATACAGTCTGTAGACAGATTCGTTTTGGTGCTCGGTTGTTTTTACATTAAGATTAGAGGATTGAAACCTGTAGCAGAAACGGATTATAGCGAAGATGAAGGGAAGGAGGGCGTGGATTTGGAGAGCTATCCGATGGTCCTGGTGCAGATACCTATGTGCAATGAGAGGGAG GTATACCAACAATCTATTGGAGCAGTATGTGTCCAGGATTGGCCTAGGGCAAGAATGCTTGTACAGGTATTAGATGATTCTGATGATACAGATGTTCAAAACCTTATTAAGGCGGAAGTACAGAAATGGCAACAAAGAGGCGTGCACATAATTTATAGACATCGTCTCATTCGTACAGGCTACAAAGCAGGGAACCTTAGATCTGCAATGACTTGTGATTATGTGAAAAATTATGAGTTTGTAGCCATCTTTGATGCGGATTTTCAGCCGGGTCCAGATTTTCTGAAGAAAACTATTCCACACTTTAAG GGCAAAGAAGACCTTGCGTTGGTGCAAACCAGGTGGAGTTTTGTCAACAAGGATGAGAATTTGCTTACAAGATTACAACACATAAATCTGGCCTTCCATTTTGAAGTAGAACAACAGGTCAATGGGTGGTTTATCAACTTTTTTGGTTTTAATGGCACTGCTGGTGTTTGGAGAATCAAAGCCCTAGAAGACTGCGGT GGCTGGTTAGACAGAACAACTGTTGAAGACATGGATATTGCTGTTCGGGCCCACTTGTGTGGTTGGAAATTCATTTATCTAAATGATGTTCAG TGCCTCTGCGAACTTCCTGAGTCCTATGAAGCATACAAGAAACAGCAACATCGCTGGCATTCAGGACCCATGCAATTATTCCGTTTGTGTTTTTTGGACGTACTCCATTCCAAG GTGAGTTTCCTCAAGAAAGCGAACCTGATATttctcttcttcctcctccgGAAGCTGATCCTACCCTTCTACTCATTCACGCTGTTCTGCATTATTCTCCCTCTGACCATGTTCCTGCCTGAGGCACAACTCCCAGCTTGGGTTGTCTGTTACATCCCCGGACTGGTCTCGATACTAAACATTCTCCCATCACCACAATCATTTCCATTCATCGTGCCATACCTTCTATTCGAGAACACCATGTCCGTCACCAAATTTAATGCAATGATATCAGGGCTCTTTCAGTTGGGAAGTTCTTATGAGTGGATAGTCACCAAGAAATTGGGCAGATCATCAGAAGCCGATCTGCTTTCCATCGTGGAAAACGAACCACCCACCTCTCTGCACAGATCCTCCTCTGAATCAGGTCTAGCTGAGCTGAACAAACTTGAGATGACGAAGAAAAATGGGAAGAAAAAGAGAAATCGTCTATACAGGAAGGAACTCGCCCTTGCACTAATCTTGCTCACGGCCTCAGTGAGAAGCTTGATGTCTGCCCAAGGAATTCACTTCTATTTCCTCCTGTTTCAAGGGATCACTTTCCTCGTCGTTGGTCTCGATCTGATTGGAGAGCAAGTGAGCTGA
- the LOC131022946 gene encoding peptidyl-prolyl cis-trans isomerase FKBP62-like: MEDDFDMPPPEGMEEDMDLPDASSYMKVGEEKEIDPQGLKKKLVKEGEGWDTPDSGDEVQVHYTGTLLDGTKFDSSRDRGEPFTFTLGQGQVIKGWDLGIKTMKKGENAIFTIPAELAYGESGSPPTIPPNATLQFDVELLSWVSVKDICKDGGIFKKILKEGEKWENPKDPDDVLVNYVAKLEDGTVITKADGVEFTVEEGHFCPALAKAVKTMKKGEKVLLTVKPQYGFGEKGKPASGDEGAVPPNATLNIELELVSWKTVSNVTDDKKVIKKILKEGEGYERPNEGAIVRLKLVGKLQDGTVFLNKGHGDNEDDLFEFKTDEEQVIEGLDRAVTTMKKGEVALLTIAPEYGFGSTESKQELATVPPNSTLCYEIELVSFDKEKESWDMNTAEKIEAAGKKKEEGNTLFKAGKYARASKRYEKAAKFIEYDTSFTEEEKKQSKALKISCKLNNAACKLKSKEYKEAEKLCTKVLELESSNVKALYRRAQAYMNLADLDLAEIDIKKALEIDPANRDVKLEYKVLKEKIKEYNKKDAKFYGNMFSKLTKLQPFDTNNTATKEANEPMSIDSKA, translated from the exons ATGGAGGACGATTTCGATATGCCGCCGCCGGAAGGAATGGAGGAAGACATGGATCTGCCGGATGCTAGCTCCTACATGAAGGTCGGAGAGGAGAAGGAGATCGACCCGCAgggtttgaagaagaagctcgtCAAGGAAGGCGAAGGCTGGGATACGCCTGACAGCGGCGACGAAGTTCAAG TACATTATACTGGAACGTTGCTGGACGGCACGAAGTTTGATTCTAGTCGCGATAGGGGAGAGCCTTTCACCTTCACTCTCGGCCAAG GGCAAGTGATTAAGGGATGGGACCTTGGTATTAAGACGATGAAGAAGGGTGAGAATGCCATCTTCACAATACCTGCAGAGTTGGCGTATGGTGAATCTGGCTCTCCTCCGACCATCCCGCCAAATGCTACTTTGCAGTTTGACGTTGAACTACTATCCTGGGTCAGTGTCAAGGACATTTGCAAGGATGGTGGCATATTCAAGAAGATTCTCAAAGAGGGAGAAAAATGGGAGAACCCTAAGGATCCTGATGATGTGCTTG TCAATTATGTGGCGAAGTTGGAGGATGGAACTGTTATAACTAAAGCAGATGGTGTTGAATTCACTGTTGAAGAAGGCCATTTCTGTCCTGCTCTTGCCAAGGCTGTGAAGACGATGAAGAAAGGCGAAAAAGTTCTTCTTACTGTCAAGCCACAAT ATGGGTTTGGTGAGAAAGGAAAGCCGGCCTCTGGTGATGAGGGAGCCGTTCCACCCAACGCCACCTTGAATATTGAACTGGAACTGGTTTCCTGGAAGACAGTATCCAATGTCACAGATGACAAGAAAGTGATAAAGAAGATACTGAAAGAAGGGGAAGGATACGAGCGTCCAAATGAGGGAGCAATAGTTAGAT TGAAATTGGTGGGAAAGCTTCAGGATGGAACTGTTTTTCTTAATAAGGGTCATGGTGATAATGAAGATGACCTTTTCGAATTCAAAACAGATGAAG AGCAAGTTATTGAGGGGTTGGACAGGGCTGTGACAACAATGAAGAAGGGAGAGGTGGCGCTGTTGACTATTGCACCTGAGTATGGGTTCGGTTCAACAGAGTCGAAGCAAGAATTGGCCACGGTCCCTCCGAACTCAACTTTATGCTACGAAATTGAGCTTGTATCCTTTGACAAG GAGAAGGAATCTTGGGATATGAACACTGCAGAAAAAATTGAAGCTGCTggtaaaaagaaggaagaaggaaACACATTGTTCAAGGCTGGGAAATATGCCAGAGCCTCTAAGAGATACGAGAAG GCTGCCAAGTTTATTGAATACGACACTTCTTTCACCgaagaggagaagaagcagTCCAAAGCCCTGAAAATTTCATGCAAGTTGAACAATGCAGCTTGTAAGCTGAAATCGAAAGAGTATAAGGAAGCAGAGAAGCTCTGCACCAAG GTATTGGAACTCGAGAGCTCGAATGTGAAAGCATTATACAGAAGAGCCCAAGCTTACATGAACTTGGCCGACTTGGATCTGGCTGAGATCGATATCAAAAAGGCTCTTGAAATAGACCCAGCCAACAG GGACGTGAAGCTCGAATACAAAGTTCTCAAGGAGAAAATAAAGGAATACAACAAGAAAGATGCCAAATTCTACGGCAACATGTTCTCAAAGCTGACCAAGCTGCAGCCATTCGACACCAAT AATACGGCCACGAAGGAGGCTAACGAGCCCATGAGCATCGACAGCAAGGCTTAA
- the LOC131022954 gene encoding FK506-binding protein 2-like, giving the protein MKLSSALSVASILLFFAFFVLVSVGSAKKSGDVTELQIGVKYKPKTCEVQAHKGDSVKVHYRGKLTDGTVFDSSFERGDPIEFELGSGQVIKGWDQGLLGMCLGEKRKLKIPSKLGYGEQGSPPTIPGGATLVFDTELMGVNGKTLSGENSSGDEL; this is encoded by the exons ATGAAGCTCAGCTCCGCGCTAAGCGTCGCTTCAATTTTACTGTTTTTTGCATTTTTCGTATTAG TGTCTGTAGGTTCGGCGAAGAAATCTGGGGATGTGACGGAGCTGCAGATCGGTGTGAAG TACAAGCCTAAGACTTGTGAAGTGCAGGCTCACAAAGGCGACAGTGTTAAAGTACACTACAGG GGAAAGCTGACTGATGGAACAGTTTTCGATTCCAGCTTTGAAAGAGGGGATCCAATTGAATTCGAACTTGGTAGTGGTCAAGTAATCAAAG GATGGGATCAAGGACTACTAGGAATGTGCTTGGGAGAGAAGAGGAAGTTGAAAATTCCATCCAAACTTGGTTATGGCGAGCAGGGATCCCCACCTACAATCCCAG GTGGTGCCACACTCGTTTTTGATACTGAGCTGATGGGAGTGAACGGGAAAACATTGAGCGGCGAAAATTCGAGCGGCGACGAACTGTAG